Within the Syntrophorhabdus sp. genome, the region GAATTCGCGTCGCTGGGAGCGGGAAATGTCATCATGGTCGACCGTTACGTGAACGATGCTATCGACGTGGAGATCCACAGGAAGACGAAGTTCCGCGGAAAGATGGGTGTCTTCAAAGGCAGCAAGGCGGTCAGAGTGGATGAGGTCGTTCAGTGACAGTGATAAGAGGGGCATGTGTGGCGGTCCGTCACCCCGCCGGGGTGTGAGGACCGGGGAGGAACAATGGAAGATCTGTTGAATGAAACAGCCGTGAACGAGGCGCCGGTGGTCGGCACCAACGGCGGCACAAAGAAGTTCGAGATGAACATCGACAGCCTTCTCGACATCTCTGTGGACATCTCCGTCGAGATAGGAAGGACGAAGCTCACGATAGGCGAGCTTCTGGCCCTCTCCAAGGG harbors:
- the fliN gene encoding flagellar motor switch protein FliN, producing the protein MEDLLNETAVNEAPVVGTNGGTKKFEMNIDSLLDISVDISVEIGRTKLTIGELLALSKGSIIELNRIAGESVDIYVNDKLLGKGEIVLVNERLGVRIMEILTPKERVQELG